The DNA region CAGTGGCGCGTGGCGCGTGCGCTCCATCCTGCACGTCGACGAGGCGGCCGGCGTGGCCTACGTGCTGGCGCAACCCGGCACGATCGGCGAGACGTGGAACACCGAAGTGCGCCGCGTGCGGCTCGACGGCTCGGGCAGCGAGGCCATCGTCAAGGGGCCCGGCACCCTGCAGGCGCGCGTCGCGCCGGACGGCCGGCACGTTCTGGTGACCAGGTCGAGCGTGTCGGAGCCGAGCGTGATGACGCTGTACCGCACCGACGGGTCGGTGGTGCGGCAGGTGGGCGCGGCGCGTGGCGAGGCTGCGGCCACCTACGCGTGGGGCAGGACGGAAGTGTTCACCATCCCGTCGGGCGACGGCTACGACCTCCCGGCACTGTGGGTGCTGCCCCCCGACTTCGATCGCAAGAAGACCTACCCGGTCATCATCAGCATCTACGGCGGCCCCGATGCCGGCACGGTGCGCAACGCGTGGCAGTCGACGGCGGCGCACTACTGGGCGCAGCGCGGCGTGATCTGGATGGCGGTCGACCACCGCGGCAGCGGGCACCACGGCAAGAAGGGCGTCGCCCTGATGCACCGCGCGCTGGGCAAGTGGGAGATGCACGACTACGGCAAGGCCGCCGAGTGGCTGCGCGCGCAGCCGTTCGTCGCCAGGGACCGCATCGGCATCACCGGCGGCAGCTACGGCGGCTACACCACGTTGATGGCCCTGACCAGCGGCGCGCCCGCGTTCGACTACGGCCTGGCCAGCGCGCCGGTCTCCGACTGGCAGCTGTACGACTCGGTCTACACCGAGCGCTACATGGACCGGCCGATCGACAACCCCGAGGGCTACAAGCAGGGCGCCGTGCTGACGCACATCGAGAAGTATCGGGGCGGCCTGCGGCTCTCGCACGGCACCATCGACGACAACGTGCACATGCAGAACTCCATGCAGGTGATCGACTGGCTCACCGAGCACGACAAGCCGTTCGAGCTGATGCTGTACCCCGATTCACGGCACGGGCTGCAAGCCAGCCAGCGCAAGCACTCGGCCCGCGAGGGCCACGACTTCTGGGTGCGCACCCTGCTCGGCGGCAAGCTGCCGACGCCGCCTGCAGCGCCGACCACCAAAGCCGCCGCGGGCACGCACTAGGACGGCTCACGGCTCGCGGCTGTGGGCTCAGGGCTCAGGGCTCAGGGCTCAGGGCTCAGGGCTCAGGGCTCAGTAAGCATGCTGCCATCAGGCGTTCGGCGTTCGGCGTCAAGCCATGACTGATGTCCTCCTCGACGGCTCGCCTCTCACCCCCGCGCAGGTGGAGGCGGTCGCCCACGGGCGGGCGGCGGTGACGCTGGCGCCGGCGGCGCGGACACGCCTGGTGGCCTCGCGCGTCGCGCTCGAGCGCCTGCTCGACGATGGCGAGGCGCACTATGGGGTGAACACGGGCTTCGGATCGCTGGCGCGGACGCGCATCGCCACCGATCGGCTGCGGGATCTGCAGCGCAACCTCGTCAGATCGCATGCCGCCGGCACCGGCGACCGCCTGCCGACGCCGACCGTGCGCGCCACCATGCTGCTGCTCGCCGCCTCGCTGGCGCGCGGCGCCTCGGGTGTGCGCCCCGAGCTCGTCGAGCAACTCCTCGGCTGCCTCGCCCATCGCATCACGCCCATCGTGCCGTCGATCGGCAGCGTCGGGGCCTCCGGCGATCTCGCACCGCTGGCGGCAATCGCGCGTGTCGTGATCGGCGAGGGCGAGGTCGAGGGCGGGCCGGCCGCCGAAGCGCTCGCTCGCGCCGGACTGGCGCCACTGGTGCTCGAGGCCAAGGAAGGCCTGGCGCTGATCAACGGCACGCACCTGATGGCGGCGGAAGCCGCACTGCTGCTCGAGGAGTGGGACGCGCTGTGGCCCGCGGCCGTCGGCGCATGCGCCATGGCCATCGACGCGGTGCGGGCCACCGACGCCTTCCTCGACCGGCGCGTGCATGCCCTGCGCGGCCAACCCGGGCAGGAGGCCGTTGCTGCCCACCTCCGCGACTGGCTGCGCGGTACCGAGATCGTCGAGAGCCACCGCCTCGACGACAGTCGCGTGCAGGACCCGTACTCCTACCGCTGCGCGCCCGTCGTCCTGGGCGCCGCGCTCGATGCGATCGCGTACGTCAGGGCAGCGGTCGAGCGGGAGCTCGGCGCCGTCACCGACAACCCGCTGCTCGTCGGTCTCGACGCCGACGGCGGGGCGCCTTCGCTGGTGTCGGCCGGCAACTTCCACGGCATGCCCATCGCGCTCCCCCTCGACGTGCTGACGATGGCGCTCACCCACGTGGCGGGCATCGCGCAGCAGCGCGTGTTCTTCCTGCTGTCGGCGCGGGATCCGGAGAGCGGGCTGCCGCCCTACCTGAGCCCCGCGCCGGGCCTGAACTCGGGGCTGATGGTGGCGCAGTACACCGCGGCGGCGTGCTGCAACGAACTGGCCGGGCTGAGCATGCCGGCCTCGGTGATCAACGTGCCGACGTCGGCAGGCATCGAGGACTACAACTCGTTCGGGCCACGGGCGGCGGCCAAGGCCCGCCGGGCGATGCAGCTGACGCGGACCGTGGTGGCAATCGAGCTGCTCTGCGCCGCGCAGGGCATCGAGGGTCACCGGCCGCTGCGCTCCGGTGACCGGGTGGAAGCCGCCCTCGCCAGGATCCGGGCGGTGGTGCCACCGCTCGTGGCCGATCGGCCACTCACCGCCGACATCGAGGCCATCGTCGGCCTGATCGAGGACGGCGCCTTCGCGGCACACCGGTAGGGCGGCGTGTCCCCACCAGGACCGCCGTCGGGCGACTGGCGGTCATCGGTCGACGGCCCGGTGAGGCGCCGCGCCCTGCCCCTGAAGCGCCCATTCCAGGACGCGCGTGGACGGGTCGAACGCGGTGACGGCCCCGAGCCCCAATGCCTCGATGGCCGCGTCCACCAGGGCCGCGTCCGGCAGCGTGCCGGCGGCGGCGCCGATGCTCGCACGGCCGGCCTCGCGCAACGCCTCGAGCGGCACGAGCCCGATCAACTCCGACCCGATCACCCGTGCGCCGACGACCGCCGCCTGTTCGGCGACGGCGCGGTAGGCCACGTGCAGCGGCGTGACGCGGAAGTCGAGGACGTTGAGCGAAACCTGGGCGTGCCCGTAGGCGGGCATGCCCCAACCCACGGCTCGCACCGCGCGCAACCGGCCAGGCTGACGCACCGGCCTGCCGTCGGCGTCGAGGGTCACCCGGCCCGATTCGCGTACCTG from Luteitalea sp. TBR-22 includes:
- a CDS encoding DPP IV N-terminal domain-containing protein codes for the protein MLRRAVPALLVASLVVPLAAQAQVKGKQWFTYDEAFGGAGRFGGQAGLQALPAVTGWLDAEHWLETREGKVWKVRAVDGTATLHEDPAALVDIAPKGIATGPAAARSADGSVRIHLAGGDLWAIDVAGRSARRLTQTAAPEENPTLSPDGKQVAYTRAGNLYTYDLAARLERQLTNDGSDTVRNGYASWVYMEEILGRATAYRAYWWSPDSTRLAFLRFDDAPVPVFPIYWADGQHGRLETQRYPKAGDPNPWVQVGVVAATGGPTTWMQFPPKADHYLAWLSWTRDSQKVFVQWMNREQDTIRVLHGDPRTGAVTTVLEETQPSWVSWYEDLTTLADGDLLVRSDADGWDHLYLHGPDGTRKRQLTSGAWRVRSILHVDEAAGVAYVLAQPGTIGETWNTEVRRVRLDGSGSEAIVKGPGTLQARVAPDGRHVLVTRSSVSEPSVMTLYRTDGSVVRQVGAARGEAAATYAWGRTEVFTIPSGDGYDLPALWVLPPDFDRKKTYPVIISIYGGPDAGTVRNAWQSTAAHYWAQRGVIWMAVDHRGSGHHGKKGVALMHRALGKWEMHDYGKAAEWLRAQPFVARDRIGITGGSYGGYTTLMALTSGAPAFDYGLASAPVSDWQLYDSVYTERYMDRPIDNPEGYKQGAVLTHIEKYRGGLRLSHGTIDDNVHMQNSMQVIDWLTEHDKPFELMLYPDSRHGLQASQRKHSAREGHDFWVRTLLGGKLPTPPAAPTTKAAAGTH
- the hutH gene encoding histidine ammonia-lyase, translating into MTDVLLDGSPLTPAQVEAVAHGRAAVTLAPAARTRLVASRVALERLLDDGEAHYGVNTGFGSLARTRIATDRLRDLQRNLVRSHAAGTGDRLPTPTVRATMLLLAASLARGASGVRPELVEQLLGCLAHRITPIVPSIGSVGASGDLAPLAAIARVVIGEGEVEGGPAAEALARAGLAPLVLEAKEGLALINGTHLMAAEAALLLEEWDALWPAAVGACAMAIDAVRATDAFLDRRVHALRGQPGQEAVAAHLRDWLRGTEIVESHRLDDSRVQDPYSYRCAPVVLGAALDAIAYVRAAVERELGAVTDNPLLVGLDADGGAPSLVSAGNFHGMPIALPLDVLTMALTHVAGIAQQRVFFLLSARDPESGLPPYLSPAPGLNSGLMVAQYTAAACCNELAGLSMPASVINVPTSAGIEDYNSFGPRAAAKARRAMQLTRTVVAIELLCAAQGIEGHRPLRSGDRVEAALARIRAVVPPLVADRPLTADIEAIVGLIEDGAFAAHR